The following proteins are co-located in the Dromiciops gliroides isolate mDroGli1 chromosome 2, mDroGli1.pri, whole genome shotgun sequence genome:
- the LOC122741039 gene encoding cyclin-dependent kinases regulatory subunit 1-like — protein MLHKQIYYLDKYDNEEFEYWHVMLPKDIARLVPKTHLMSESEWRNLGVQQSQGWVHYMMHEPEPHILLFWRPLTKKPKK, from the coding sequence ATGTTGCATAAACAAATTTACTATTTGGACAAATACGACAATGAGGAGTTTGAGTACTGGCACGTCATGTTGCCCAAGGACATAGCCAGACTGGTCCCTAAAACCCACTTGATGTCTGAGTCTGAGTGGAGGAACCTTGGTGTCCAGCAGAGTCAGGGATGGGTCCATTACATGATGCATGAACCAGAGCCTCACATCTTGCTATTTTGGCGGCCACTGACCAAGAAGCCTAAGAAATGA